The Spirochaetota bacterium genome segment GGCGACGATGAGGGCGGTCATGCCGGTGTCGTCCTGAACATTCGTATCGGCCTTCGCGAGGATGAGCGCTTTCATCATATCGACGTTGCCGGCCCCGGCGGCTGCCATGAGCGCGGTCGTCCCGTCGTCGTCGCACGCGTTCACGTCCGCCCCCGCGTCCAGGAAAAGCTTTACTGGCGCGGGCTTTTCCGCCGTTGTTCCCGCGAGCATGATGAGGGGGGTCGCGCCCCGTGTGTCCCGCGCGTTGATATCGGCCCCCTTGTCTAGGAGCAGCTTCACAATATCGGCGCTCCCGTAGGAGGCGGCGAGCATGAGCGCGGACTGGCCGTCGTCGTTGCGCGCGTCCACGATGGACTTCGCGTCGACAAGGAGCTTCACCATGTCGGGATGCCCGGCGGTCGCCGCTTCCATAAGCGCGGTCGTCCCGAAATTATTCCTGTCGTTGACCCGGGCGCCCGCGGCAAGGAGTACCCCGGCTATCTCGATCGCGCCCGCGGACGCGGCCGCCATGAGCGCGGAATGGCCGTCCCGCGTCCTCTGGTTCACGTCGGCCTTCCGGTCGACCAGGAGCTTCACGATCGCCGGCGCGCCCGAGTACACCGCGGCCATGAGCGCGGTCTGGCCGTCGTTCGCCTGCTCGTTCACGCCGATATTGGCGTCGAGCAAAAGCTTCACGATGCCGGCATCCGCTCCCTGCGATCCGCACACGGCGATGAGTGCGTTGTAGCCGTCCGCGTCACGGTCGTTGACCGCGGCTTTTTTCCCGAGTAAGAACCGGATGAGCTCGGCGTTGCCGGAGAGCGCGGCCTCGAGAAAGGCGGTGCGGCCCGATACGCTCCTGTCGAAAAGCGGCGCGCCCGCGGCGATGAGCAGCTTCGCTGCCTCAAGGTTCCCGTACGCCGCGGCGATCATGAGCGCGGTCTTCCCCTCCTGGTTTTTCTCTCCCGGGCGCGCGCCGGCGTTCAATAGAAGCTTGATGATCTCGGTTCTTCCCTCCCCGGACTCGCAGGCCATCATGAGCGCCGTGTAGCCGTACTGGTTCGTCTCGTCCACCTTCGCCTGCATGCCAATGAGCATGCGTACGATCGCGGTGTTTCCCGCCATGCACGCGCCCATCAGGGCGGTGCGGCCGTCTTCCGATTTTTCACCGGTCTTGGCTCCCGCCGCGAGAAGGATCTTCACGAGATCGGCGGGATCCCCCGCACGCTCGCTCGCGATCATGAGCGGCGTATACCCCTGCTCGTCCCGGGCGTTCACCTGCGCGCCGCTTTTAAGCGCGGCCTTGACCGCATCGGTGTTTCCGGAGCGGACAATGTCGAAGAAGCTCTCGCTTTTAGCGTAAAGCGAAAAGGCGAGCGTGAAAAGGAATACGAGGCTGAATAGTTTTTTCATGACATACCTTTTTCCGAGATTTCGACTTGTAGGGGAACCGCGGGAACCGGGCGGCTTGAAATCTTCATCGCGCGGACAGCCCCGATCTATTTCGGGGCGGAGCCCACCTGGAAGCTCATCTGTTCGGTGGCGAGGTATATATTAGGGAGCTTGCTTTTCATCAGGTTCCGGTGGCCAACCGCATCCCTGTAAATCCGTGCCAGCTTCGCGTCCTGGTAGGCGGGCTCATGGTGCGTGAGCACCAGGTTTTTCACCTTCCAGCGTATGCCGCAATTGACGGCCATGGTGTAGCTCGTGTGTCCCCAGTCGAACTTCGAAAAGGATTCGTCCAGCGTGTACTGCGAGTCGAGCACGACCAGGTCGGCACCGTCGAAAAACCCGGTCTGCGCCTCGACCGTTTCCAGGTAATCGCCGGTGAACTCGGCGTCGGTCGCGAATACGAAGGTGCTGCCATTCTCACGGAAGCGGTAGGCAAAGCTCCCCCCGGGGTGTTTCAGCGGATAGCAGTCGATCTCCATTCCGTCGTCGAATCGGAGCGCGGTCCCCGGCTTGATCAAGTGGAATTCCTTGGTGGAAGCCATCGCCTCGAGCGGCGCGGGGAAAAAGCGTGCCTCCTGCTGGTAGCGGAATCGGTCCTGGAGGTCGGAGAGCGGGGAATAAAACTGGATGACGTTTCCCGGGACGTACGCGGGTTTAAAAAAGGGAAAGCCCTGAATGTGGTCCCAGTGCGTATGGGTGATGAATATGCGCATCGTCACCCCGCCCTTCCCGGCGCTTCCCTTCAGGAGTTCCTCGCCAAGCCCCCGTATCCCCGTACCGCAGTCGAGAATGTAGAGGTTTCCCGCGGCGGACGTTACGGCCGCGCAGG includes the following:
- a CDS encoding MBL fold metallo-hydrolase — encoded protein: MQIKLWGVRGSLPAPMVNTEYRAKLQEILKRALKEGLSAASEIKPFIDALPIQLQNVHGGNTTCAAVTSAAGNLYILDCGTGIRGLGEELLKGSAGKGGVTMRIFITHTHWDHIQGFPFFKPAYVPGNVIQFYSPLSDLQDRFRYQQEARFFPAPLEAMASTKEFHLIKPGTALRFDDGMEIDCYPLKHPGGSFAYRFRENGSTFVFATDAEFTGDYLETVEAQTGFFDGADLVVLDSQYTLDESFSKFDWGHTSYTMAVNCGIRWKVKNLVLTHHEPAYQDAKLARIYRDAVGHRNLMKSKLPNIYLATEQMSFQVGSAPK